CTCGAGGCCGGCGTCGAGGACGACGGCCCGGTAGCCCTCCTGTACCCCGCCCTTGTCGGCCCGGAGGCAGATCCCGGTGCCGGCCGCCGCGTGGAAGCGCAGGCAGCTGACCCCGGAGGCGGTGCGGGGACCCTCGGGCGCGGCGGCCGGGACGGTGGCGAGCTCGTCCCGGTGCGGGCCCCAGGCCATGTTCCGGAAGACGATCCGGCGGCCGTCGCCGCCCGGGGCGAGGGAGACCGCGCCCCGGGTGACCTGCGGCCCTCCCGCGCGGGCCTGGTTCTTCTCCTCGGCCCGCGAGGAGGCGCGCACCACGGCGAGCACCCCGACGGCGGCGAGCAGGAGGACGGCGGTGACCAGGATCAGGATCCGTCGCTTGAGGGTCATGGCGGCCTTTCGGAGAAGGATGGTCACGCCTCGGCGGCCGCGGCCCGGGGCACGGCGGACGCACCATACCCAGTGGCATGTGCATGAGCCAGGGATGCTTGGATGACTGCACGGGAACACAGGGACCACTGCGAGTGACGGGGTAATGACCTTCCCTACGGAATCCCAAGAGAAGTAAAAATAAGGAACCCCGCAGCGCTTTCGTTCATCATTCGAACGGAAGCAGACCATCCCCAAACGGGGCAGCAACAGCCGGAGAGCCACCGCACATGTCGTACGAACCCGAGCCGCCGTACCGGCGGGAGGGGCAGCAGCCCCCTTACGGTCAGCAGCAAGGCCGACAGCAGGGCCCGCCGCCGTACGCCCCCCAGGGCCGGCCCCAGCCGCCCCGGCCCCCGCAGCAGGGCTACGACCAGCCCACGCAGGCGCAGCCCCGTTACGAGCAGCCGGACTACGGGCAGCAGCGGCACGAGCAGCCGCGCTACGACCAGCCCCACTACGACCAGCCGCCGTACGGCCACTCGCAGCCGCCCTACGGCGAGGAGCCGCGCCGCAAGTCCAAGGCCAAGCGCTGGATCATCGCGGGCGTGACGGTCCTGGCCCTCGGCGGCATCGCCGCGGGTGTGATGGCCTACTTCGAGATACCCCCCTTCACCGACAAGGGCGAGTCCGTCTCCTTCGGGCAGACCCCCGGCGGCGACAAGGCCGGCGCGGCCAAGCCCGCGGCGAACTCGAAGATGCTGATGCCCACGGGCCCGAAGACCGACTTCAAGAACTCGCAGACCCTGAGCGACGGCACGCACGTGGGCGTCGCCACCGTGACCGGCAAGAAGTCCGGCTTCACCGGCAAGGTCTGGGTGTGGGCGCCCAAGGAGTACAACGACCCGCAGTTCGCCAAGAGCGGCTTCCCGGTCATGATCGCCCTGCCGGGCGGCCCCGGTTTCCCGAACAACTACTGGATGGACCCCGGCATGGGCCTCCAGACCAGCATCAGCAAGTGGTACGGCGAGGGCAAGAGCAAGCCCTTCATCGTCGTCATGCCCGTGCTGAACCCGGCGCCGGACGACAAGGGCATCTACTGGGACGGCTCCGACATCCCCGGCCAGCCCAAGATGGGCACCTGGCTGACCGAGGACGTCCCGGACCTGGTGCGGGAGAACTTCCGCACCATCAAGTCGCGTGACGGCTGGGCCTTCATGGGCTCCTCCACCGGCGGCTTCGCGGGCCTGAAGGCCGTGCTGAAGCACCCGGACAAGTTCAAGGCCGTGATCGCCTCCGGCCCGGACATCGTCCCGGACTCCCCCCTGTGGAAGGGCTACGACAAGGAGAAGGCCGAGAACAACCCGGAGGTGCTCGCCAAGCAGCTGATCGACAAGAAGGGCCTGGACGTCTACCTGGCCTTCCAGGTCGGCGACAACGAGAACAACAAGCACACGCTGCCGGACGTGCAGAAGTTCGTCTCGACCTACACCAAGGGTCCGGTCCACACCACCCTGAGAGTGATCCCGGGCGGCCAGCACAACGCCAAGACCTACGTGCCGAACATGGGCGAGGGCCCGATCCAGTTCATCAGCAAGGTCATGGAAGGACCAGTGGAGTAACAGCCTCCGCGCCCCGCGCTTCCTCCGGCTCCGGCCCGTCGAACACCTTCGGCGGGCCGTTGCCGTCCCAGGGCTCCCAGCCGGGGTCCCCGCTGACCGCGAAGCGGACCCAGGCCCCGTGCATCTCGTCGGCCAGCGCCTGCGGGGCGTCCGGCCCGGCCAGCCAGGAGGACTCCGGCACCCCGAGGGTGTCGAAGACGAAACCCAGCTCCAGGGCGTGGCAGGCACCGAGGCCCGGTACGCCGCTGGGCCAGCGGAACTCGTAGAGGTGGCTCGGGGCGCCGCGCCGGGCCCCGGCGAGCCGCCGCAGCGGATCGCGCAGCAGCCGGTCGGTGATCAGGTGCCCGGCGAGGTCGGCCGGGCCGGCCTGCGGCAGCGCGGCCCGCAACGCCCGTACGGCGGCCCGGTCCTTGCCGCTGCGCAGCCGGGCCAGGGCCACGGCCGCCGGGCCGAGCCGGTCCAGCAGCCGCGCCCCGCCGGTGGGCGCGAGCCAGAGCCGGTGTTCCTGGGCGGTCCAGCCCAGCAGCAGCGGCACCTGCGAGGCCGCGGCCGCCTCCAGCGGGTCGGCGGGGAGCGTGCCGGGGTCGGTGACCAGCCCGAAGGCGGGACCGCCGAGCACCGGGGAGGAGCGCCGCGCCGCGGCAGCCTGGGCCGCGAGCAGCGCGGGCAGGCCGGCCGCCGCGAAGGCCCGCGCGGTGGCGGGCACCTTCAGCAGCGCGGCCATCCGCCGCACCATCGTGCGGACCCCGTCGCGCGGCAGCGCCTCGGGGGCGCCGCTCTGCAGGACGGCCCGGGCGAAGAGGCCGGCGGCGCGGGGCGCGGCGAGCAGGGCGCCGACGCTGATGGCGCCGGCGGATTCCCCGAAGACGGTGACCCGGGCGGGGTCGCCGCCGAAGGCTGCGATGTTGTCCCGTACCCATTCGAGGGCGGCGATCTGGTCGAGGAGGCCCCGGTTGGCGGGCGCGTCGGGGAAGAGCCCGTAACCGAGGACGCCGAGCCGGAAATTGACCGAGACGAGCACGACCCCGTCGCGGGCGAAGGCCGATCCGTCGTAGACCGGGACGGCGGAGGAGCCCCGGGTGTGGGCGCCGCCGTGGAACCAGACCATCACGGGCAGCCCGGCCGCGGGCGCCGGGTCCGGGGTCCAGACGTTCAGGTTCAGGCA
This is a stretch of genomic DNA from Streptomyces sp. NBC_00091. It encodes these proteins:
- a CDS encoding alpha/beta hydrolase-fold protein, with translation MSYEPEPPYRREGQQPPYGQQQGRQQGPPPYAPQGRPQPPRPPQQGYDQPTQAQPRYEQPDYGQQRHEQPRYDQPHYDQPPYGHSQPPYGEEPRRKSKAKRWIIAGVTVLALGGIAAGVMAYFEIPPFTDKGESVSFGQTPGGDKAGAAKPAANSKMLMPTGPKTDFKNSQTLSDGTHVGVATVTGKKSGFTGKVWVWAPKEYNDPQFAKSGFPVMIALPGGPGFPNNYWMDPGMGLQTSISKWYGEGKSKPFIVVMPVLNPAPDDKGIYWDGSDIPGQPKMGTWLTEDVPDLVRENFRTIKSRDGWAFMGSSTGGFAGLKAVLKHPDKFKAVIASGPDIVPDSPLWKGYDKEKAENNPEVLAKQLIDKKGLDVYLAFQVGDNENNKHTLPDVQKFVSTYTKGPVHTTLRVIPGGQHNAKTYVPNMGEGPIQFISKVMEGPVE
- a CDS encoding carboxylesterase/lipase family protein, with protein sequence MSAAGDRRPRAAAGHGTVEGRWEGGTAVFRGIPYAAPPVGDRRFAAPRPPAAWDGVRDAGAFGPTAPKVPYPQTFAALLADPEVPGEDCLNLNVWTPDPAPAAGLPVMVWFHGGAHTRGSSAVPVYDGSAFARDGVVLVSVNFRLGVLGYGLFPDAPANRGLLDQIAALEWVRDNIAAFGGDPARVTVFGESAGAISVGALLAAPRAAGLFARAVLQSGAPEALPRDGVRTMVRRMAALLKVPATARAFAAAGLPALLAAQAAAARRSSPVLGGPAFGLVTDPGTLPADPLEAAAASQVPLLLGWTAQEHRLWLAPTGGARLLDRLGPAAVALARLRSGKDRAAVRALRAALPQAGPADLAGHLITDRLLRDPLRRLAGARRGAPSHLYEFRWPSGVPGLGACHALELGFVFDTLGVPESSWLAGPDAPQALADEMHGAWVRFAVSGDPGWEPWDGNGPPKVFDGPEPEEARGAEAVTPLVLP